Proteins from one Anthonomus grandis grandis chromosome 8, icAntGran1.3, whole genome shotgun sequence genomic window:
- the LOC126739658 gene encoding uncharacterized protein LOC126739658, with protein sequence MIFPLRRYWGDIALYFGIIVPCLTSAKVLNGDLIDNEKFFRQSHFTLPLYKATLINNEVKFMDGPIELDNAVEGMYFIITSDNYEDYAIRLQTNTTSSDKMILELKCNLPSRREFDVIILEALNEDLVPVSRTAVLLFNPGLQFDLFKMTFRVDDQEYIILNFYYFKWFLGILTVTGFLILFIELHEIMRNLRIARQNLKYQELENI encoded by the exons atgatttttccatTGAGAAGGTATTGGGGGGACATCGCTTTATATTTTGGAATTATTGTTCCTTGTCTCACTAGTGCA aaagtgCTTAACGGTGATCTAATTGATAATGAAAAATTCTTCAGACAATCACATTTCACATTACCCTTGTACAAAGCAACCCTAATTAATAACGAAGTAAAATTCATGGATGGTCCTATTGAACTAGATAATGCTGTGGAAGGaatgtattttataataacCTCAG ACAATTATGAAGATTACGCTATACGTCTGCAAACGAACACCACATCTAGTGACAAGATGATACTGGAATTGAAATGTAATCTTCCATCTAGAAGGGAATTCGACGTAATCATTCTAGAAGCTTTGAATGAAGATCTCGTTCCAGTTTCCAGAACGGCAGTGCTTCTGTTTAATCCCGGATTACAATTCGAtctttttaaaatgacatttcgAGTGGACGATCAGGAATACAtcatattgaatttttattatttcaagtgGTTCTTAGGGATTTTAACGGTGACCGGATTTTTGATACTATTTATAGAGTTGCATGAAATTATGAGAAATTTAAGGATAGCAAGACAAAATCTAAAATACCAAGAATTAGAGAATATATGA